The genomic interval ATACATTCTTCTTTATTTATTCCGAAGGTCCCTCATATCCTGAAAGCTGTTATTGTACAAGCTGTGGATACTCGAAGGGAAATCTTAGTCATGAAGAGAAATATGAATGTCCTGAGTGTGGTGCATTCTCATTACTTTATTGTCAAGAATTAGAGGCTGGTATTTGCCTATGGTACAATTGCGGAAACCATAAAGAAGGTGGTTTATTAACCACAATGGAGTGGTGTAGTGATTGTAATAGTTATAACATAGAGTCTATTTGTAAATGTAATTCAAATGAAGAGAACGAGAACAGCTAGAGGAATGTAGTTGAAATTTAGTATACTTTGATTAGCTTTTTAGCATTTAATAAAGAAATGGGAGACTTTCTTATGCATACTGCTGATCCTGATCGCATATTAGCGACGTCTGACCTGCACGGACAAATCAACGATTTTTACAATTACTTAAGTGGAATATGATCTAGAGAAAGATTTATTAGTAATATGTAGCGACTTAATCGACCGGGGCGAAGAAAATTAGATTGCCTTGCCACTTGTGCTGAATTGCTGAAATAAGGTGCAATACTCCCTAAGGTAAATCACGAGCAATTCCTTGAGCAAAGCCTCATCGAAATGCTTACTACTGACACTTGGCATACTAATCCATCAGAAGATTTATATAATTGGATCACTTATAACGGCGGCGCAGAGATGTTCCATGAAATAAAGGATTTGTCTAATGCCCACTTAACTAGTAGCTACAATAAATAATATCTTCCCTACAGCCGATAGCCGTAACCTAATCAGTTTGTTTGATGTATATGGTATTTATAGGTTTAACGGAAGGTATTGAAAAGTCACTACTAGCGGACATGGCTCCGAGTAGTCAAAAGGCCTCGGTTTATGGATTACATGCTTTAATGGTAGGGGGCGCTCTTTTGCCAGCTTCCATAATCTCTGGATTTTTATGGGATGCATTTGGCGCCTCTGCACCTTTTTGGTTTGGCGGTGCAATGGGAATTTTATCAGCCAGTGGAATTTGGTTTGGTTTAAGAAATACTTAAGTTAGATAGTGTTATGCTGCATTACATATGTCCAATCTTTTACAACAAATATTAATGGATATAAAACAGGCAGCTATTTTGTTTAAACTATTGCAAACAAAATAGCTGTTTATTGCATTGAGAAAGGTGATATATAGCTATTTATGTTCAAACTTATATAAAAAGCTACACTAAGATTGAGGTCATAAGCAACCCGTGTATTCCCGACGATGTATTAATTCAAATGGAGGTGTTTGTTGTCCACAGACTTATTAATAAACTTGATCGTAAGATTGTTGAGAAGGCGTGTGGACATCTTGATGGAGCAGCTGCGGCTTTTTTGCCTATACTGGGACAAGGTGAGGCTATTCTTGTTGGCGCTGATTTTCCGATGCCGATGCCTATGCAGATCATTCAACCCGATTACTCACCAGAGTCTAATGGACCTGCTTATGCTGAATCATGGAAGCGCAAGAGCGCTAGTGATTGAAAATGCTACGGACACTGCATATTAGTAACGAATAAAATGATAAGGGAACTCTCTTGAGTAAAACACGACAGGTAAAACAAAACTAACTGTTGAAGTCCCAAAATTTTAAATGAAGTTCCCATTCGGTTACTCCCAAAATTATGGGACAAGAAGTTAGTTGCAGAAGGAGCTATCAGAATTTAAAATCTTAGCTTTTGCCATGAAATATAAACTTTATATATTATATGGAAGAAACTTAAAAAACGGGCTATAGCAGGCGGTGATATCATTGCGATGGAAAGACTAACAAAGATTCAAGTAATAAAAGGTATTTTAACGTGTGAGTAGACGTATAATATACGCATATTGTCGGTAAGACAACATTGGCGCAAATTATTGCTAACACTACAGGTAGTTATTTTGAAAAACTCAATGCAGTAGCGGCGGGTATTGCTGATATCCGTAAAATCGTTGAGGCAGCAAAGGAAAGGCTCGGATTTTATCGACAACGCACTATTGTTTTTATAGATGAAATACATCGATTCAATAAAGGCCAACAAGATGTGCTTTTACCATATGTGGAGGACGGCAGAATTATTTTAATTGGTGCAACTACAGAAAATCCATATTTTGAAGTAAACGCAGCTTTATTATCTAGAATGAGAGTGGTTCGCTTAAAATCTCTTGGAGTGTCAGACTTAGTAGAAATTATGCAACAAGCAATGAATGACAGTGAACGTGGACTTGGAAACTTCAATATTGAATACACAAATGAGGCCTTAGCTATTATCGCTGAATTATCCGGTGGTGATGCCAGAATTGCTCTAAATATTATTGAACAATCAGTAACTATGATGAGATCATCGAACGTAACTGAATTAACAATTGAAATTCTAAAGGAAGTAGTAGGCGAAAGAGTACAAAGGTATGATAAGTCTGGTGACCATCATTATGATACCGTGTCCGCCTTTATTAAAAGCATGCGTGGCTCTGATCCAGACGCCGCTTTACATTATTTAGCACGTATGATAGTAGCAGGAGAAGATGTTAAGTTTATAGCTAGGCGAATCGTTATTTGTGCTGCAGAAGATGTAGGCAATGCTGACCCTCAGGCTTTAGTAGTAGCCATGTCTGCTGCTCAAGCGGTTCAGTTTATTGGTATGCCTGAAGCACAAATTATTTTATCAGAAGCTGTCATTTATATTAGTACTGCACCTAAAAGTAATGCTTCTTATATGGCCGTAGCCCAAGCAATCAATGACGTGAAGCAAAAAGATTGTGGACAAATACCGTTACATTTACGGGACGCTCATTATCCAGGGGCTAAAAAAATGGGACATGGCTTAGATTATTTATATCCCCATAACTATGAAGGTAATTATATAGAACAACAATATTTACCGGATAATTTAAAGGGTACGGTCTACTATAGGCCTACTGAAAATGGCCAGGAATTAAAAAATAAAAAAAAGTCAAAAACTTAAAGATATTTTTTTGACAACAGGATTTTTTTTTGGTATATTAATAAATAAGAAAGCCTACTAAATTACTCGGAATACTCGGGAATTGCAGGAGAGATTACTGTGAAGATATCGACAAAAGGACGCTATGGCGTAGCAGCCATGTATGATTTAGCAGTACATTATGGAGAAGGACCAATTTCTTTAAAAAGTATTGCGCAGCGGCAAAAAATTTCAGAAAATTATTTAGAACAGTTAGTAAGCACATTGCGTAAAGCTGGATATGTAAAAAGTATTCGTGGTGCGCAAGGCGGATATACTTTAAGTAAAGACCCAGCAAAAATTTCAGTAGGTGACATTATTAGAATCATGGAAGGCCCTATTGTTTTGGTAGATTGTCTATTAGCAGAATCAGAAGATAATGATTATTGCGAAAGGGCAAATATATGTGTAACCCGTGGGGTCTGGGCAAAGGTTTGTGACAGTATAAGTTCAGTGTTAGATTCTATTTCACTTGCGGACTTATGCCGGGAAGAAAGATTACAAGGAGATGTTTGTGATAATGGAAAGAATTTATTTTGATCATTCGGCTACTACGCCTGTTGATAAGGAAGTAGCTAAGGTAACCCTGGAATATATGACAGAAAAGTATGGCAATCCTTCTAGCGTTCATTTTTTTGGGCGTGAAACTCGCAAAGCTGTAGAGGAAGCTAGATCAAGCGTAGCGGCTTTACTTGGAGCCAATGCCAATGAAATATTTTTTACCAGTGGTGGTACTGAATCTGATAATCTTGCATTAAAAGGTATTGCTTTTGCAAATCGTAAAAAAGGAAATCATATTATAACGACTACGATAGAGCATCATGCAGTATTACATGCTTGTGAATATTTAGAGAAACAAGGTTTCGAAATTACGTATTTACCAGTTGATGAAAATGCCATGGTTCGCGTAGAAGATGTAAAAAATGCCATTACAGATAAAACAATCTTAATTAGTGTAATGTTTGCTAATAATGAAGTTGGTACTATTCAACCGATTAAGGCAATTGGACAATTAGCAAAAGAGAAAAAGATATATTTTCACACAGATGCAGTACAGGCCGTAGGCAATTATCCTATTGATGTAAATGAATATAATATTGATTTGCTTAGTCTTTCTGGGCATAAGTTATATGGTCCTAAAGGTATCGGGGCGATTTACATACGCAAAGGGGTAAAGATTGAATCCTTGCAGCAAGGTGGTTCTCAAGAACGTAAACTGAGAGCTGGTACTGAAAATGTTTCCGGCATTGTTGGTTTAGGCAAAGCGACAGAACTAGCTAGACTTGAAATGGATTCTAGAATTGCGCATGTGAAAGCACTTCGTGATAAGTTGATTGCAGGAATACAAGAGAAAATTACAGATATTAAATTAAATGGTCATAAAGATTTACGATTACCTGGGAATGTTAATTTTAGCTTTCTTTATATTGAAGGTGAATCACTTCTTTTAAATCTTGACTTAAAAGGTATTGCAGCTTCTAGTGGTTCAGCTTGTACATCAGGATCTCTTGATCCTTCACATGTTTTGTTGGCTATGGGACTTACACACGAAACAGCTCATGGTTCCCTTAGACTTTCTTTAGGGCGTGGCAATACAGAAGCTGATGTTTCCTATTGTTTAGAAGTATTACCACAAATTGTTGAAAGATTGAGGAGTATGTCACCATTAAGTGCTAACTCAAAGTTGGCGGCTAATAATCCTTGCAATCAATGTGATCATCATTAATTTATTTAAGGGGAGATATTATTATGTATACTGATAAAGTAATGGACCATTTTACCAATCCTCGTAATGTAGGTGAAATAGAAAATCCTAGTGGTGTTGGAGAAGTTGGTAACGCTAAATGTGGCGATATCATGAGAATTTATTTAGATGTAAAAGATGGAATTATCAAAGATGTTAAATTTAAAACTTTTGGCTGTGGTGCTGCGATTGCAACTAGTAGTATGGTTACTGAATTGGTAATGGGAAAAACCCTTGACGAAGCCTTAAAAATTTCAAACGATGCTGTTGCTGAAGCGTTAGACGGTCTCCCACCAGCTAAAATGCATTGTTCGAATTTAGCTGCTGATGCATTACATGAAGCTATTAAGGATTATATCAGCAAAAAAGGAAAGTGATTTGATTCATGGGAACTAAGCCAAGAGTTCTTGTAGCCATGAGTGGAGGGGTGGACAGTTCTTTAACTGCCGCCCTTTTGGTTCAACAAGGATATGATGTAATTGGAGCAACTATGCAAATCTGGGATAAAGATGTTCCAGAGGATGATGTTGAAAATCGGGGATGTTGCTCTTTAAGTGCAGTAGATGACGCTCGTAGGGTAGCTGAAAAAATTGGTATACCATATTATGTACTGAATTTTCGCGATATGTTTGAGGAAACAGTTATTGATTATTTTATTGCAGAATATGGTGCAGGAAAAACACCGAATCCTTGCATCGCTTGTAATCGATTTGTCAAGTTCGAAGGTTTGTTAAAGAAAGCACTGGCTTTAGGAGCCGAATATGTTGCAAC from Pelosinus sp. IPA-1 carries:
- the nifS gene encoding cysteine desulfurase NifS; its protein translation is MERIYFDHSATTPVDKEVAKVTLEYMTEKYGNPSSVHFFGRETRKAVEEARSSVAALLGANANEIFFTSGGTESDNLALKGIAFANRKKGNHIITTTIEHHAVLHACEYLEKQGFEITYLPVDENAMVRVEDVKNAITDKTILISVMFANNEVGTIQPIKAIGQLAKEKKIYFHTDAVQAVGNYPIDVNEYNIDLLSLSGHKLYGPKGIGAIYIRKGVKIESLQQGGSQERKLRAGTENVSGIVGLGKATELARLEMDSRIAHVKALRDKLIAGIQEKITDIKLNGHKDLRLPGNVNFSFLYIEGESLLLNLDLKGIAASSGSACTSGSLDPSHVLLAMGLTHETAHGSLRLSLGRGNTEADVSYCLEVLPQIVERLRSMSPLSANSKLAANNPCNQCDHH
- a CDS encoding Rrf2 family transcriptional regulator, yielding MKISTKGRYGVAAMYDLAVHYGEGPISLKSIAQRQKISENYLEQLVSTLRKAGYVKSIRGAQGGYTLSKDPAKISVGDIIRIMEGPIVLVDCLLAESEDNDYCERANICVTRGVWAKVCDSISSVLDSISLADLCREERLQGDVCDNGKNLF
- the nifU gene encoding Fe-S cluster assembly scaffold protein NifU — encoded protein: MYTDKVMDHFTNPRNVGEIENPSGVGEVGNAKCGDIMRIYLDVKDGIIKDVKFKTFGCGAAIATSSMVTELVMGKTLDEALKISNDAVAEALDGLPPAKMHCSNLAADALHEAIKDYISKKGK